In Centroberyx gerrardi isolate f3 chromosome 11, fCenGer3.hap1.cur.20231027, whole genome shotgun sequence, the following are encoded in one genomic region:
- the LOC139923857 gene encoding dual specificity tyrosine-phosphorylation-regulated kinase 4-like, translating into MNFPDLIDISSKDVSKKPEKLLKRRDNAQPNKLPTGKPAAHPQWFKHQAEGIQQGFSRVKQPNTVTKRGTLPPLELKSAAVNPPKRPQQLDAVLPQIRKSRPKTPHHGGLLQQEREQSGQVFAKESLEDSKQKQKADKGRSFDGRLAMSAAYVLKACRKHLTEFEREEIKNYTQVWYLGMNAKKIRGSRSFLRNSGYDDEDGYYRMVMKDHLAYRFEVLELIGEGTFGQVLKCRDHKTMEIVALKVIRNQDSFHREALAEVKILDVLRKVDKNNTANILHMKEHFYFRSHLCISFELLGKDLHEKIKENNVKGFSISQVRRYATDLLNCLQMLKKEGVIHCDLKPENILLSNKDHEQVKVIDFGASSFEYDKVYPCVQTLFYMSPEVLLGKDYSAAVDMWSLGCILAELHMGSRLFPGTDRENQLYCIMEVLGIPPKEFLRTAPKMDRFFDSKGMPRNHVNSFSLAELLNTKDVNFLDFIQRCLKYDPEKRMTPEEAMQHPWIKEQHHHLARPKTCAASRPATRSAATALFSGKEGSLLKREKMPAVRLQPIGERAITSKLLPTTCSGFPSSQQRATLQPPSAPPTPPDL; encoded by the exons ATGAACTTTCCCGACCTGATTGACATTTCCAGCAAAGACGTTTCAAAGAAGCCAGAGAAGCTTCTCAAACGAAGGGACAACGCACAACCCAACAAG CTACCTACAGGTAAACCTGCAGCCCACCCACAGTGGTTCAAGCACCAGGCTGAAGGCATTCAGCAGGGATTCAGCAGGGTCAAGCAGCCG AATACTGTCACCAAGAGAGGCACCCTGCCCCCGCTGGAGCTGAAGTCTGCTGCTGTGAACCCTCCCAAGCGCCCTCAGCAGCTGGACGCCGTCCTGCCACAAATCCGCAAGAGCCGGCCGAAAACGCCCCACCATGGCGGTCTTCTG cagcaggagagagagcagagcggcCAGGTTTTTGCCAAGGAAAGCTTGGAAGATTCCAAGCAGAAGCAGAAGGCAGACAAGGGGCGGTCCTTTGACGGACGACTGGCCATGTCCGCTGCAT ATGTCTTGAAGGCCTGCAGGAAACATCTGACAGAGTTTGAGCGGGAGGAGATCAAAAACTACACACAGGTGTGGTACCTGGGCATGAATGCCAAGAAGATCCGGGGATCCAGGTCCTTCCTCCGCAACTCTGGAtatgatgatgaggatggaTACTACAGGATG GTCATGAAAGACCACTTGGCCTATCGCTTCGAGGTGCTGGAGCTGATCGGTGAAGGCACCTTCGGCCAGGTCCTCAAGTGCCGGGACCACAAAACAATGGAGATTGTGGCCCTCAAAGTCATCCGAAACCAGGACAG TTTCCACCGTGAGGCGCTGGCCGAGGTGAAGATTTTAGATGTGCTGCGGAAGGTGGACAAGAACAACACGGCCAACATCCTCCATATGAAGGAGCATTTCTACTTCCGCAGCCATCTCTGCATCTCCTTTGAACTCTTGGG GAAAGACCTACATGAGAAGATCAAGGAGAACAACgtcaagggtttcagcatctctCAGGTGAGACGGTACGCCACAGACCTTCTCAACTGCCTTCAGATGCTGAAGAAGGAGGGGGTCATCCACTGCGACCTGAAACCG GAGAACATCCTTCTGTCCAATAAGGACCATGAGCAGGTCAAGGTGATTGACTTTGGTGCGAGCTCCTTTGAGTATGACAAAG tctaTCCCTGCGTCCAGACTTTGTTCTACATGTCCCCCgaggtgctgctgggaaaagACTACAGCGCGGCCGTCGACATGTGGAGCCTGGGCTGCATCTTGGCCGAGCTGCACATGGGCTCCCGTCTCTTTCCAGGCACCGACAGGGAGAACCAGTTGTACTGTATAATGGAG GTGCTGGGTATCCCTCCTAAAGAGTTCCTGCGGACGGCACCCAAAATGGACAGGTTCTTTG ATTCTAAAGGCATGCCAAGGAACCATGTCAACAGTTTCAGTCTGGCCGAGCTCCTGAATACCAAGGACGTTAATTTCCTGGACTTCATCCAGCGCTGCCTCAA ATATGACCCAGAGAAGCGCATGACACCAGAGGAAGCTATGCAGCATCCATGGATTAAGGAGCAGCACCACCATTTGGCCAGACCGAAAACATGTGCTGCATCTAGACCAGCAACTAGATCAGCTGCCACAGCACTCTTCAGCGGCAAGGAGGGTAGTCTGctgaagagggagaaaatgccAGCTGTGCGGCTGCAGCCGATCGGGGAGAGGGCGATTACCTCCAAG
- the hyou1 gene encoding hypoxia up-regulated protein 1, with the protein MRRKLALSALFCLVLAMLPSHTASVAVMSVDLGSEWMKIAIVKPGVPMEIALNKESRRKTPIAVCLKENERLFGDSALGVSVKNPKVVYRHLQSLLGKKHDNPQVALYQTRFPEHQLLEDPVRGTAYFKNSEELQYAPEELLGMVLNYSRGLAQDFAEQTIKDAVITVPAFFNQAERRAVLQAAQMGGVKVLQLINDNTAVALNYGVFRRKDIDSTAKNVMFYDMGSGSTTATIVTYQTVKTKESGTQPQLQIRGVGFDRGLGGFEMDLRLRDHLAKLFNEQKKSKKDVRENHRAMAKLLKEAQRLKTVLSANVDFMAQVEGLMDDIDFKSKVTRAEFEALCADLFERVPRPVQDALTSSEMSLDDIEQVILVGGSTRVPKVQEVLLKAVGKEELGKNINADEAAAMGAVYQAAALSKAFKVKPFLVRDAAVFPIQVEFTRETEEEGSKSLKHNKRILFHRMAPYPQRKVITFNRYSDDFAFEINYGDLSFLGQEDLSVFGSPNLTTVKLSGVGSSFQKHTDAESKGIKAHFNMDESGVLLLDRVESVFETIVEEKEEESTLTKLGNTISTLFGGGSSEPAPNMTEPVQDEEEVPPESGKETKEEAQKEEAPQEEKPEDVEKTAGEEPTQEKTEEAGSTTEAKEEKEGEKSAEAEKEAEKKAKSQKKTKITEDVNVELVINDILNPTVEDITSSKKKLQDLTDRDLEKQEREKTLNSLEAFIFETQDKMYQEEYQLVVSAEENEQITTKLSEASAWMDEDGYSATTKELREKLSALKTLCKAMFFRVEERRKWPDRLAALDSMLNTSSFFLRSAKLIPEDDQIFTEVELKTLEKVINETTTWKNETVAEQDKRSPQERPILLSKDIEAKLTLLDREVNYLLNKAKFAKPKAKAKAKNSTSSDKTSKANSTAEEKVIPPTEEGADKNSENTEEAQPGEAPPTEETTAEKTDSDSQSQPTEETEPTEKPQSENHIEDEL; encoded by the exons ATGAGGAGGAAGCTGGCGTTGAGTGCTCTCTTCTGCCTTGTTCTGGCAATGTTGCCTTCTCACACAG CTTCTGTAGCCGTCATGTCAGTTGACTTGGGCAGTGAGTGGATGAAAATAGCAATAGTGAAACCTGGTGTGCCAATGGAGATCGCTCTCAATAA GGAGTCGAGGAGGAAAACGCCCATAGCCGTATGCCTAAAGGAAAACGAGCGACTTTTCGGAGACAGTGCATTAGGAGTG TCGGTGAAGAACCCCAAGGTTGTGTACAGGCACCTGCAGAGCCTCCTGGGCAAGAAGCATGACAACCCGCAGGTGGCGCTCTACCAGACGCGTTTCCCCGAGCACCAGCTGCTGGAGGACCCAGTCAGAGGCACGGCGTACTTCAAAAACTCTGA AGAACTGCAGTACGCGCCTGAGGAGCTCCTTGGGATGGTGCTGAACTATTCTCGCGGACTGGCTCAGGACTTTGCAG AACAAACAATCAAAGACGCGGTGATCACCGTCCCGGCCTTCTTCAACCAGGCGGAGCGCAGGGCCGTCCTGCAGGCGGCCCAGATGGGGGGCGTGAAGGTCCTGCAGCTCATCAACGACAACACAGCCGTGGCCCTGAACTACGGCGTCTTCAGGAGGAAAGACATCGACAGCACAGCCAAG AATGTGATGTTTTATGACATGGGCTCCGGCAGCACCACGGCGACCATCGTCACTTACCAGACGGTCAAGACCAAGGAGTCGGGCACCCAGCCCCAGCTGCAGATCCGAGGTGTCGG GTTTGACCGGGGGCTGGGCGGCTTCGAGATGGACCTGCGCCTCCGCGACCACCTGGCCAAGCTGTTCAACGAGCAGAAGAAGAGCAAGAAGGACGTGAGGGAGAACCATCGGGCCATGGCCAAGCTGCTCAAAGAGGCTCAGAGGCTCAAGACGGTGCTGAGCGCCAACGTCGACTTCATGGCCCAG gTAGAAGGTCTGATGGATGACATTGACTTCAAATCCAAGGTGACCAGGGCTGAGTTTGAAGCCCTGTGCGCTGATCTGTTCGAGCGGGTGCCCCGCCCGGTGCAGGACGCCCTCACCTCCTCAGAGATGAGTCTG GACGACATCGAGCAGGTGATCTTAGTCGGCGGCTCCACTCGTGTCCCCAAGGTTCAGGAAGTGCTGCTCAAAGCTGTGGGGAA AGAGGAGCTGGGGAAGAACATCAATGCAGATGAAGCGGCAGCCATGGGCGCCGTGTACCAGGCCGCTGCCCTCAGCAAGGCCTTTAAGGTCAAGCCCTTCCTGGTCCGAGACGCCGCTGTCTTCCCCATTCAG GTGGAGTTCACCCgcgagacagaggaggaggggagcaaAAGCCTGAAGCACAACAAGCGCATCCTCTTCCACAGGATGGCGCCCTACCCCCAGCGCAAGGTCATCACCTTCAACCGCTACAGCGACGACTTCGCTTTCGAAATCAACTACGGCGACCTCAGCTTCCTGGGACAGGAGGACCTCAG tgtgtttggCTCTCCGAACCTGACCACAGTCAAGCTGTCCGGCGTGGGCAGCAGCTTCCAGAAGCACACGGACGCCGAGTCGAAGGGCATCAAGGCCCACTTCAACATGGACGAGAGCGGCGTGCTCCTGCTGGACCGG GTTGAGTCAGTCTTTGAAACCATtgtggaggagaaggaagaggaatcCACATTAACAA AACTGGGAAACACCATTTCCACCTTGTTTGGAGGAGGATCCTCAGAACCAGCCCCAAATATGACGGAGCCAGTCCAG gatgaggaggaggtgccTCCAGAGTCTGGAAAGGAGACGAAGGAGGAGGCCCAGAAGGAAGAGGCTCCTCAGGAGGAGAAGCCAGAGGATGTGGAGAAAACCGCTGGCGAAGAGCCGACccaggagaagacagaggaggcaggcagCACGACTGAGGCCAAG gaggaaaaggagggagagaaatctGCGGAAGCAGAGAAGGAAGCGGAGAAGAAGGCAAAATCTCAGAAGAAGACCAAGATCACTGAAGACGTCAACGTGGAGCTCGTCATCAACGACATCCTCAACCCCACCGTGGAAGATATCACCTCCTCTAAAAAGAA GCTGCAGGACCTGACCGACAGAGACCtggagaaacaggagagggagaagacacTCAACAGTCTCGAGGCGTTTATCTTTGAGACACAG gaCAAGATGTACCAGGAGGAGTACCAGCTGGTGGTGTCGGCGGAGGAGAACGAGCAGATCACCACCAAGCTGAGCGAGGCGTCGGCCTGGATGGACGAGGACGGCTACTCGGCCACCACCAAGGAGCTGAGGGAGAAGCTGTCGGCGCTCAAGACCCTGTGCAAGGCCATGTTCTTCCGGGTGGAGGAGCGCCGCAAGTGGCCCGACCGCCTGGCCGCCCTGGACAGCATGCTCAACACCTCCAGCTTCTTCCTCAG gAGCGCTAAGCTGATTCCAGAGGATGACCAGATCTTCACCGAAGTGGAGCTGAAGACGTTAGAAAAAGTGATCAACGAGACCACG ACGTGGAAGAACGAGACGGTGGCGGAGCAGGACAAGCGCTCGCCGCAGGAGCGGCCGATCCTGCTGTCCAAAGACATCGAGGCCAAGCTGACCCTGCTGGACCGCGAGGTCAACTACCTGCTCAACAAGGCCAAGTTTGCCAAGCCCAAGGCTAAGGCCAAAGCCAAGAACAGCACCAGCTCCGACAAAACCAGCAAGGCCAATAGCACAGCCGAGGAGAAAGTCATTCCTCCCACGGAGGAGGGCGCAGACAAAAACAGCG AAAACACCGAGGAAGCGCAGCCGGGTGAGGCACCGCCCACCGAGGAGACGACTGCAGAGAAAACAGACTCAGATAGCCAATCACAGCCCACAGAGGAAACAG AACCGACGGAGAAGCCCCAATCTGAAAACCACATAGAGGATGAATTATAA